A part of Paraliobacillus zengyii genomic DNA contains:
- a CDS encoding mechanosensitive ion channel family protein has product MQNIIDFLQNYFIVGQLVIVASVLALILFTRLLILWIATKKGTDYPERNQAIRYFLNWITFYCILLFLFFYFGETSWMLKSFYQLGSTNITLSLFLIIFLILSFAYQISKVLTSLFMPRIYDRYQLDRGIQFTFNRVSHYMIMIIAVMISISTVGINLSALTVFASVLGVGIGFGLQNITSNFISGIILLFERPIKVGDRVIVNDIIGDIEQINMRATIIKSIDNEHIIVPNSYFLEEHVINRSYSDPTMRLVIPIGVAYGSDPELVRDLLIQVANDESSSTESVLLDPLPFVYFTGFGDSSLDFELFIWISNPNDIVRVKTNVNFRIHHILKAHQIEIPFPQRDLHLRSVDSTIYEKWHQ; this is encoded by the coding sequence ATGCAAAATATTATTGATTTTTTACAGAACTATTTTATCGTTGGTCAACTGGTTATCGTTGCTTCCGTATTGGCATTAATATTATTCACACGTCTACTTATCTTGTGGATAGCAACAAAAAAAGGGACAGACTATCCAGAGCGTAACCAAGCGATTCGCTATTTTTTAAACTGGATTACTTTTTATTGTATTCTTTTGTTTCTATTCTTTTATTTCGGTGAAACCAGTTGGATGTTAAAATCATTCTATCAATTAGGATCAACTAACATTACGTTATCTTTATTCTTAATAATATTCTTAATTTTATCGTTTGCTTACCAGATTTCAAAAGTGTTAACTAGTTTATTCATGCCACGTATTTACGATCGTTATCAACTTGACCGAGGTATTCAATTTACTTTTAATCGTGTTTCTCACTACATGATTATGATTATTGCTGTTATGATCAGCATTTCTACAGTTGGCATCAACCTTAGTGCATTAACTGTTTTCGCAAGTGTTTTAGGTGTTGGTATTGGTTTTGGACTTCAAAATATTACATCTAATTTCATTTCAGGTATTATTTTATTATTTGAACGTCCAATTAAAGTTGGGGATCGTGTCATTGTAAATGACATTATTGGTGATATTGAACAAATCAACATGCGTGCTACCATTATTAAATCAATTGATAACGAGCATATTATTGTTCCTAACTCTTATTTCTTAGAAGAACATGTTATTAATCGCTCTTATAGCGATCCAACGATGCGTCTTGTGATTCCAATTGGTGTTGCTTATGGATCTGATCCAGAACTAGTCCGTGATTTACTCATCCAAGTGGCAAATGATGAATCATCTTCAACAGAATCTGTCTTATTAGATCCTTTACCTTTTGTTTATTTTACTGGATTTGGTGACTCATCATTAGATTTTGAATTATTCATTTGGATTTCTAATCCAAATGACATTGTCCGGGTCAAAACAAATGTTAATTTTCGGATCCATCATATACTAAAAGCACACCAAATCGAAATCCCGTTTCCACAACGAGATTTACACTTACGTTCAGTTGATTCAACCATTTATGAAAAATGGCATCAATAA
- the treR gene encoding trehalose operon repressor, whose amino-acid sequence MTNKYLVIYNEIVTQIDNGTWQDDQLLPSEHELKEQYETSRETIRKALNLLSQNGYIQKVRGKGSLVIPRNKYDFPVSGLVSFKELTNKMDNKVKTIVHDVSLSTPNEYLKKQLHVSNKDQAWQVIRVRDLAGDKVILDKDYFNEKYVPHLSKEICEDSIYSYLEGEVGLTISFAKKEITVDEPTGEDRELLDLDGFHNIVVIKNYVYLDDASLFQYTESRHRPDRFRFVDFARRNH is encoded by the coding sequence ATGACGAATAAATATTTAGTGATTTATAATGAAATTGTAACGCAGATCGATAATGGTACATGGCAAGATGACCAGTTGTTACCATCGGAGCATGAATTAAAAGAACAATATGAAACATCCCGAGAAACAATTCGAAAAGCGCTCAATCTATTATCACAAAACGGCTACATTCAAAAAGTAAGAGGAAAAGGCTCCTTAGTAATTCCGAGGAATAAATATGATTTTCCTGTCTCTGGATTAGTTAGTTTTAAAGAGTTGACTAACAAGATGGATAATAAAGTGAAAACAATCGTTCATGATGTATCACTATCAACGCCTAATGAATATTTAAAAAAACAGCTACACGTATCAAATAAAGATCAGGCTTGGCAAGTGATACGAGTTAGAGACCTTGCTGGTGATAAGGTGATTTTAGATAAGGATTATTTTAATGAAAAGTATGTTCCGCACTTATCAAAGGAAATATGTGAGGATTCCATCTATTCTTATCTAGAAGGGGAAGTGGGTTTGACGATTAGTTTTGCTAAAAAGGAAATAACAGTTGATGAGCCGACTGGAGAAGATCGTGAATTGCTTGATTTGGATGGTTTTCATAATATTGTTGTGATTAAAAATTATGTTTATTTAGATGATGCAAGTTTATTTCAATATACAGAATCACGTCATCGACCAGATCGCTTTCGTTTTGTTGATTTTGCGAGAAGGAACCATTGA
- the treC gene encoding alpha,alpha-phosphotrehalase produces MTQWWKKAVVYQIYPKSFNDTTANGKGDLQGIIEKLDYLYKLGVDVLWLTPIYDSPQNDNGYDISDYYTIYKEYGTMQDFDQLLEEAHKRDMKIIMDIVVNHTSTEHQWFKQAASSKNNPYRDFYIWKDGINSKEPTNWQSKFGGPAWEYDTTTGQYFLHLFDKTQADLNWENEIVRDTIYQMMDFWLEKGVDGFRLDVINLISKNQAFPNDDGSVAPGDGRKFYTDGPKIHDYLQEMNAQVFSEYNIMTVGEMSSTSIDNCIKYTNPERQELDMTFNFHHLKVDYPNGKKWTNARFDFQKLKQILSEWQTKMHQGGGWNALFWCNHDQPRVVSRFGDDVMYHKESAKMLATTIHMMQGTPYIYQGEEFGMTNPAFDRIEDYRDVESLNMYKMKKEEGFKDSEIIAILKQKSRDNSRTPVQWNDKPYAGFTADVPWINVADNYSTINAEAALEDQDSIFYHYQKLIQLRKEYDIIVEGDYQLILDDHHAIFAYIRNNGNEKLLVLNNFYGEESDFELTGNLELDIMESTILLSNYRDSSTDFRSGKLRPYESIVYYLNM; encoded by the coding sequence ATGACGCAATGGTGGAAAAAAGCGGTGGTTTATCAAATTTATCCGAAGAGTTTTAATGACACAACAGCTAATGGTAAAGGTGATTTACAAGGGATTATTGAGAAGCTAGATTACTTATATAAATTAGGGGTCGATGTACTGTGGCTCACTCCAATTTATGACTCCCCACAGAATGATAATGGCTACGATATAAGTGATTACTATACTATCTATAAAGAATATGGCACAATGCAAGACTTTGATCAGTTATTAGAAGAAGCACATAAGCGGGATATGAAGATTATTATGGATATTGTGGTCAACCATACTTCTACAGAACATCAATGGTTTAAACAAGCAGCTTCCTCAAAAAATAATCCATATCGAGACTTTTATATTTGGAAAGATGGAATAAATAGTAAAGAGCCAACAAACTGGCAATCTAAATTTGGTGGGCCGGCATGGGAATATGATACAACAACGGGTCAATATTTTTTGCACTTATTCGATAAAACACAAGCTGATCTGAATTGGGAAAATGAAATAGTCCGCGATACAATCTATCAAATGATGGATTTTTGGTTAGAAAAAGGTGTGGACGGCTTCCGGTTAGATGTTATTAATTTAATTTCAAAGAATCAAGCATTTCCTAATGATGACGGCTCGGTTGCGCCTGGTGATGGTAGAAAGTTTTATACGGATGGACCTAAGATTCATGACTATTTACAGGAAATGAATGCACAAGTTTTTTCGGAATATAACATAATGACAGTTGGAGAAATGTCATCAACTTCGATAGATAATTGTATTAAATATACCAACCCTGAACGTCAAGAACTAGATATGACTTTTAACTTTCATCATCTAAAAGTGGATTATCCTAATGGTAAGAAATGGACAAATGCACGATTTGATTTTCAGAAACTGAAACAAATTCTTTCTGAGTGGCAGACAAAGATGCATCAAGGTGGTGGATGGAATGCGCTGTTTTGGTGTAATCATGACCAGCCACGAGTTGTCTCGCGTTTTGGAGATGATGTAATGTATCACAAAGAATCAGCCAAAATGCTAGCTACAACAATCCATATGATGCAAGGTACACCTTATATATATCAAGGTGAGGAATTTGGTATGACGAATCCGGCGTTTGACCGAATAGAAGATTATCGAGATGTCGAATCGCTAAACATGTATAAAATGAAGAAAGAAGAAGGTTTTAAAGACTCAGAGATTATTGCTATTCTCAAACAAAAGTCACGTGATAATTCAAGGACGCCTGTACAATGGAATGATAAGCCGTATGCTGGCTTTACTGCAGATGTTCCTTGGATTAATGTAGCGGATAACTATTCCACCATCAATGCAGAAGCGGCACTTGAGGATCAAGATTCTATCTTTTATCATTACCAAAAGCTCATTCAGCTTCGAAAAGAATATGATATCATTGTTGAAGGTGATTATCAGTTGATTTTAGATGACCATCATGCTATTTTTGCTTATATACGTAATAATGGAAATGAAAAATTATTAGTGCTTAATAATTTTTATGGAGAAGAATCTGACTTCGAATTAACGGGTAATTTAGAACTGGATATAATGGAGTCTACCATTTTGCTTTCAAATTATCGCGATTCTTCAACGGATTTTCGATCTGGAAAACTTCGTCCATATGAGTCCATTGTATATTATTTAAATATGTAG